Below is a genomic region from Streptomyces sp. NBC_00461.
GCGCCGACCAGGGCCGTTCCTCGGCATGACGCACGACCCTTCCGTTTTGACACCGGGTGCCATTAGCCTCACGGTACAGGAACCCGCGGCACCGGGACCGTCCGGTCGACCGGATCGCCGCGGCCGTCGAGGAGGTTCGCATGAGCCCGCTCCACTCCCTGCCCCCGCAGGCCGCCCCTGTTGCCGACGCCGAGTCCGGCGCCGGGGACGTTTTGGCCCCCGAGTCGCTGATCGAGGAGGACGACCTCATCGAGGAGGTCTCGATCGACGGCATGTGCGGCGTCTACTAGGCGAACGGGGACCAGCGTGCCCACCGTGAACGCCGACATGGACATCGACCGCGCCTGGGACCTGCATCCGCAGGTCTCCGTGCGGCCGGAACCCTTCGGCGCGCTGCTGTACCACTTCGGCACCCGCCGGCTGTCGTTCGTCAAGGACCTCCGCCTGCTCGCCGTCCTGCGGGCCCTGCCGCACGTGCCCACCGCCCGCGCCGCCTGCGCGCAAGCCGGTGTCGGCGCCGCCGAACTCCCCCGCTTCACCACGGCCCTGACCGCCCTGGCCCGGTCGTCCATGGTCGTCGAAAGGACCGCCCCATGACCTCACCGGCACTACCCGCCCACGGCACCCGGCTGGTCGACCTGTTCGAGTACGGCCTCGACGCGCCGATCTGCCTGACCTGGGAACTCACCTACGCCTGCAACCTGTCCTGCGCGCACTGCCTGTCCAGCTCCGGACGGCGCGACCCGCGCGAGCTGAGCACGAGCGAGGCGAAGGCCGTCATCGACGAGCTGGAGGCCATGCAGGTCTTCTACGTCAACATCGGCGGCGGCGAACCCACCGTCCGCCCCGACTTCTGGGACCTCCTGGACTACGCCACCAGCCACCACGTCGGCGTGAAGTTCTCCACCAACGGCGTCCGCATCACCCCCGAGGCGGCCCGCCGGCTGGCCCGCAACGACTACGTCGACGTACAGATCTCCCTCGACGGGGCGACCCCGGAGGTCAACGACGCGGTGCGCGGGGCCGGTTCGTACGCCACCGCGCTTCGGGCCATGGAGAACCTCGCCGCGGCCGGGATGAAGAACTTCAAGCTCTCCGTCGTGTGCACCCGGCACAACATCCCCCAGCTGGACGCCTTCAAGGCACTCGCCGACCGCTACGGCGCCCAGCTGCGGCTCACCCGGCTGCGCCCGTCCGGCCGCGGCGCCGATGTCTGGGACGACCTGCGCCCGTCCCGGGAGCAGCAGCGCCTGCTGTACGACTGGCTGCTGGCACACGGCGAGTCGGTGCTGACCGGTGACTCGTTCTTCCACCTGTCCGCCTACGGTCAGGCACTGCCCGGCCTCAACCTGTGCGGCGCCGGCCGGGTGGTGTGCCTGGTCGACCCGGTCGGGGACGTGTACGCGTGCCCCTTCGCGATCCACGACGAGTTCCTCGCCGGGAACGTGCGCGATCCCGGCGGCTTCACCGAGGTGTGGCGGGAGTCCGCGCTGTTCCGCGACCTGCGTTCGCCTCAGACCGGCGGAGCCTGCGCCTCCTGCGGGTTCTACGACACGTGCAAGGGCGGCTGCATGGCCGCCAAGTTCTTCACCGGGCTGCCGCTGGACGGCCCCGACCCCGAATGCGTCCAGGGCTACGGCGAGGATCTGCTGGCCGAACGCCCGGCGGACCGGGCCCTCCTGCCGCGCCCCTCCCAGGACCACTCCCGGCGACGGCCGGTCGACCTGCCGCTGCCGGCCCGCCGCGCGGACCTGGAACGCCCTCCCGTCAGCGACTGCGCCCAGGACCCCTTGGCCGGGCTGCGGCTCGCCCAGACTCCGTCACCCCAGCACGAGAAGAGTTGACGCATGCCCCACAACCCCTGGTTCGAGACGGTCGCCGAGGCCCAGCGCCGGGCGAAAAAACGCCTGCCCAGCAGCGTCTACGGAGCACTCGTCGCCGGCTCCGAGCGCGGCCGTACGATCGACGACAACGCCGCGGCCTTCGTCGACCTCGGCTTCGCCCCGCACGTCGTGGGCCACCATGCCGAACGCGACCTGACCACGACCGTCCTCGGCGTCGAGACGGCGTTCCCCGTGCTGATCTCTCCCACCGGTGTGCAGGCCGTGCACCCGGAAGGAGAGGTCGCCGTGGCGCGGGCCGCGGCGAACCGGGGCGTCATCATGGGGCTGAGCTCCTTCGCGAGCAAACCGGTGGAGGAGGTCGTCCAGGCCAACACCGACACCTTCTTCCAGCTGTACTGGAGCGGCACCCGGGACAGCATGGTGCAGCGTATGGACAGGGCCAGGTCCGCGGGCGCCAAAGCGCTCATCGCCACCCTCGACTGGTCCTTCTCCCACGGCCGCGACTGGGGAAGCCCGCAAATCCCCGACAAGCTCGACGTGAGGACCATGGCGAAGTTCGCTCCCGACGTGCTGCCCCGCCCCCGGTGGCTGTGGACGTATCTGCGCTCCGGCCGGCTTCCCGACCTCACGGTCCCCAACCTCCGCCCCCCGCGCGGCGAAGCACCCACCTTCTTCGGCGCCTACGGCGAGTGGATGCAGACCACCCCGCCCACCTGGGAGGACGTCGCCTGGCTCCGCAAGGAGTGGGGCGGGCCCTTCCTGCTCAAGGGCGTGACCCGGGTGGACGACGCCAAACGGGCCGTCGACGCCGGGGTGACGGCGATCTCGGTGTCCAACCACGGCGGCAACAACCTCGACACCACCCCCGCCACCGTCCGGGTGCTCCCCTCCGTCGTGGACGCCGTCGGCGATGACATCGAAGTCCTGCTCGACGGCGGCGTCCGGCGCGGCAGCGACGTGGCCAAGGCACTGGCGCTCGGCGCCCGGGCCGTCCTGATCGGGCGC
It encodes:
- the mftD gene encoding pre-mycofactocin synthase MftD (MftD, an enzyme found in the mycofactocin biosynthesis locus, performs an oxidative deamination of 3-amino-5-[(p-hydroxyphenyl)methyl]-4,4-dimethyl-2-pyrrolidinone (AHDP). The resulting compound, now called pre-mycofactocin (PMFT), is a biologically active redox cofactor that can oxidize the non-exchangeable NADH of TIGR03971 family SDR-type oxidoreductases.), with the translated sequence MPHNPWFETVAEAQRRAKKRLPSSVYGALVAGSERGRTIDDNAAAFVDLGFAPHVVGHHAERDLTTTVLGVETAFPVLISPTGVQAVHPEGEVAVARAAANRGVIMGLSSFASKPVEEVVQANTDTFFQLYWSGTRDSMVQRMDRARSAGAKALIATLDWSFSHGRDWGSPQIPDKLDVRTMAKFAPDVLPRPRWLWTYLRSGRLPDLTVPNLRPPRGEAPTFFGAYGEWMQTTPPTWEDVAWLRKEWGGPFLLKGVTRVDDAKRAVDAGVTAISVSNHGGNNLDTTPATVRVLPSVVDAVGDDIEVLLDGGVRRGSDVAKALALGARAVLIGRAYLWGLAANGQAGVENVLDILRGGLDSAVLGLGRSSVHELSPDDLVIPPGFALTLGGTSAPAPVAG
- the mftB gene encoding mycofactocin biosynthesis chaperone MftB (MftB, a small protein, is a peptide chaperone that assists the radical SAM enzyme MftC in performing two modifications to the C-terminal Val-Tyr dipeptide of the mycofactocin precursor peptide, MftA. MftB's role is analogous to the role of PqqD in the biosynthesis of PQQ, a cofactor that derives entirely from a Tyr and a Glu in the precursor PqqA.) produces the protein MPTVNADMDIDRAWDLHPQVSVRPEPFGALLYHFGTRRLSFVKDLRLLAVLRALPHVPTARAACAQAGVGAAELPRFTTALTALARSSMVVERTAP
- the mftA gene encoding mycofactocin precursor MftA (Mycofactocin is a small molecule electron carrier derived from the final two amino acids, Val-Tyr, of MftA, the mycofactocin precursor. It plays a role in redox homeostasis and the metabolism of alcohols and aldehydes in Actinobacteria, including Mycobacterium tuberculosis.), with translation MSPLHSLPPQAAPVADAESGAGDVLAPESLIEEDDLIEEVSIDGMCGVY
- the mftC gene encoding mycofactocin radical SAM maturase (MftC is a radical SAM/SPASM enzyme that catalyzes the first two steps in biosynthesis of the electron carrier mycofactocin from the terminal Val-Tyr dipeptide of the precursor peptide MftA.); this encodes MTSPALPAHGTRLVDLFEYGLDAPICLTWELTYACNLSCAHCLSSSGRRDPRELSTSEAKAVIDELEAMQVFYVNIGGGEPTVRPDFWDLLDYATSHHVGVKFSTNGVRITPEAARRLARNDYVDVQISLDGATPEVNDAVRGAGSYATALRAMENLAAAGMKNFKLSVVCTRHNIPQLDAFKALADRYGAQLRLTRLRPSGRGADVWDDLRPSREQQRLLYDWLLAHGESVLTGDSFFHLSAYGQALPGLNLCGAGRVVCLVDPVGDVYACPFAIHDEFLAGNVRDPGGFTEVWRESALFRDLRSPQTGGACASCGFYDTCKGGCMAAKFFTGLPLDGPDPECVQGYGEDLLAERPADRALLPRPSQDHSRRRPVDLPLPARRADLERPPVSDCAQDPLAGLRLAQTPSPQHEKS